From Primulina huaijiensis isolate GDHJ02 unplaced genomic scaffold, ASM1229523v2 scaffold39093_ERROPOS115441, whole genome shotgun sequence, the proteins below share one genomic window:
- the LOC140968993 gene encoding uncharacterized protein, producing MAIATIVATTLQGLRNQNANQPPPPPPPNGIKFHYESLRKNRCPTFSGAADSEVSQSWLKSVETQHRLLEVPEALKVDVTVPFLEDKAGKWWEAISPAMTAARPMTWQRFREAFLKQYFPAEVRLQKLSEFENFTQTPDMSVVEYTSQFNALGSYAPAIMADEVLKLHRFKKGLNSRIQSALAVYQPANFSDLMGAAIRAETDIQRRENENKNKRPMNNQPSRSNQTFKKPNQSGGPSKGPSPTSRYQDIKPCPTCH from the coding sequence ATGGCCATAGCCACCATTGTAGCGACAACACTGCAAGGATTGAGAAATCAAAACGCTAATcagccaccaccacctccaccaccaaatGGAATCAAGTTCCACTATGAATCACTCCGCAAGAATCGGTGTCCAACCTTCAGTGGAGCTGCAGACTCTGAGGTCAGCCAGAGCTGGCTGAAAAGTGTAGAGACTCAACACCGCCTATTGGAAGTTCCCGAGGCACTGAAAGTGGACGTGACTGTGCCATTCCTAGAAGATAAAGCAGGAAAATGGTGGGAAGCAATTTCGCCAGCCATGACAGCTGCAAGACCAATGACTTGGCAGCGATTTCGAGAAGCCTTTCTGAAACAGTATTTTCCGGCCGAGGTCAGACTGCAGAAACTAAGTGAGTTTGAAAACTTCACTCAAACTCCGGATATGTCGGTTGTGGAATACACCTCCCAGTTTAATGCCCTTGGATCTTATGCTCCGGCAATCATGGCGGACGAAGTTTTGAAGTTGCACCGCTTTAAAAAGGGATTGAACAGCAGGATCCAATCAGCCCTAGCAGTCTACCAACCCGCAAATTTTTCAGATCTAATGGGTGCAGCTATCCGAGCTGAAACTGACATCCAGCGCAGGGAGaatgaaaataagaacaaaaggCCCATGAATAATCAGCCCTCACGCAGTAATCAGACTTTCAAGAAGCCTAACCAGTCCGGTGGACCATCAAAAGGACCTTCGCCTACATCAAGATACCAGGATATTAAGCCTTGCCCAACTTGTCACTAA